The sequence catttttcttcttcttcgaccTGTTTTATTTCAATGGCTTCTTCGTCTACCTGTCTCTCTTCGAAGCCATTCCTCGGCGGTTCCATCTCTCCCAATTCCAACCTCCGATCCCAATCCTCCGCTTACGTTCAAGTCTCCCTCCGCCCTCGCATTCCCAAAAGCTTCCGTCAGTTCACTCTCTCCTTCCATCTCTTTTTTCTCTTCATTGcatcataatatataaatttctCTTCCAATTATTATTGTTCGCTGACTTTCAGATCATCAGCTACTGCAATCTGCTCCCTGTTTATTCTTTCAAATACGTGTTCTCTATTGTGTTTATTTATTTGCTTTCATGAATGCAATTTTCCCAGCTTAATGATTTTGAATACTGAATCAGTTGCTGTATTTTAACGTTTTAACTTCGATATAGCATGTAATTCATTGTAATGTACTCATTGTAATAGGTGATTTTGTTTAGTTCATGTAAGAACTCCTCGGAGGGGGCATACACACATGTTTCATCTTATGTGAAATTGATTcttaatttgatttatttattttttccctGAAACTTTCTACCTAttaggattttaaattttaagcttCCTAGATGATGTATACTTAGTTCAAATGCTGCTAACTTGGTCTTGACTTTAACTTCCGACAACATTAGTTCTGAGTGTTTCTTAAATGATAATGAAATTAAAGGAAATGGTTGGTTTGTAATATAATGTCAGTTATGCATTTAAGAGTTCATAGTTAATGATATTGAGATGGACACTGGTTTGAGTTTCTGAAGTCATTGGTGAATTACAGAGATACGGGCGGCTGGAAGTACCTATGGAAATCACTTCCGTGTGACAACATATGGAGAGTCTCATGGGAGAGGTGTTGGTTGTGTCATTGATGGGTGTCCTCCTCGCATCCCTCTCTCCGAGTCTGACGTGCAAGTTGATCTTGACAGAAGGTACTGTATAGTGTAACAGATGAATATATTTTAAGATAGCTTTTCATTGTTGTAACTATGAATGATGGGAAATGGTTGTTTCTTATGCATTACAAAATGTCTCTAAAGAGTAACATTGTGCAGTTCTTGTGTATAGGAGGCCAGGCCAAAGCAAAATTACAACTCCTAGAGACGAGACTGATACGTGTAAAATATTTTCAGGAGTCTTCGAAGGTTAATATTTCTTCTATATATTTGTTGGGAAGCTGTATGTTTATTGCAAAAAAAATGAAACACTGAAGTATAATTTGTTAATTGCAGGACTTACTACTGGAACTCCAATCCATGTATTTGTACCTAGTACTGATCAAAGAGGACGTGTGAGTATCTAATGCTATAGCTTATATTCATGTACAAAAGAGTCAATAAAAAACAACCAACACTTATTGTTATTCTAAACGTGCTGTTATAATGTTGAACTAAAGCTATATATTCTTCAGAACCTTGCACTTAAAACCAGCCATATATGTTTGGGGACTAACTTTGAATTGGTCGTGCTAAGACTGACGTTAGATGGGTGTTTTCTTAGATGACATATTTGTGCTGGAGAGGCCTCTCGGCGCTCCTATTCCCTTCCTACTAAGTGTTAATCTCCCTAACTTCTTTACTAACTCTTGACTACTAACTCCTAACTGATTCAACGTCCAATAGCCTCGTTCCTGTCATAATCTTTTGGTAAATCTATCGTCCTTATTTGGCAATTGATTAGATGAAGTAATAACTTGTAGTTCGGAGTCTTGataataataattgattatgattTATGACGACTCACAAGTTCATATTTGGTATTCTTTAGATGATTCTGTAATGCTTATAGCTTTGTTCATTACATTTTCTGGGTTTCAGGACTATAGTGAGTTGTCATCGGGTTATAGGCCTTCCCATGCTGATGCAACCTATGACATGAAGTATGGTATCAGATCAGTTCAGgtatcaatttttatgatttcatTAGTTTGGCATTTTCTTTTAATCAGACAGGCATTAAACTTATGCATCAGGGCTCTTATTTTTAAGGGGGGTGGTAGATCTTCTGCAAGAGAAACCATTGGAAGGGTTGCTTCTGGTGCTGTTGCTAAAAAAATCCTTAAGGATTTTGCAGGAACTGAGGTGTGTACTTGTCTTGTGGTCTAGGCTAGAGTTTTCTGCCTGTTTTACACCAATGGagtttttgtcccttttttagcGGTCCACTGCTTATTCTTTGAAGAAACTGTAAAATTGTATCAATAGATATTAATACGGGATAAAAATATTTCGAATCTAATTCTCCCCCTTTTTTCATTGTATGTTATGTTTTCTGTTATTCTTCTATCAGTTCCCACCTTTGAAAATACATGCAGAGAGtacatattttcttcttcttgataGGCAAAAAGTTTTAAAACGAGAAAAGAGGAAAGTACAACAAGGGAGAGGATAAGACATCctctaaaacaagaaaagaaacatggAACTTTACACAGTAAAGACATAAGCGAAGTTGTCCAACATCAATTATTTATATATGTCTATTCATAGTTGGGGTATATTTATGTGCATGTATCATGTTTTTATATGCCAATTCCTTTAGGATATCCTTTGCTAAAGGTCTCTTACTTTTCAGATTCTTGCATATGTGTCTCAAGTTCACAAGGTTGTTCTGCCAGAGGACTTAATTGATAATGAGACTGTGACACTTGATCAGGTACTAAAGTGAATATCACATTTATATATGTTTATTGGTGCCTTTTGTAAATTTGTCTGAAGTATTAAGTCAAACAAAAATGTTTGAAGGAGATTTAATGTATCCTATACATGGAGAATTGAAGATGACTATTTGTTTTAACTTCAATATTTTTAAATGGTACTAACTTATCAGGTTGACATCTTCTCAACCCTCATCTAATGGACTGTCTTTGCATATCAtgtctatacttttctttccaATTTTGTGTTAGGAAAATAAAAATGGTATTCGTAGATAAAAAGGCCAATGCCATAATGTGCCAAATTGGTGGATATTCTCTCTAACTTGCTTTCATAATTGGTTATTACTCTCTTATATTATTGCAATTCTGAAGCTGAAATCTTGCTCTGGCATATATTCTTTGGAAACTTTCCAGATCGAGAGCAACATTGTTCGATGTCCTGACCCTGAATATGCAGAGAAGATGATAGCTGCTATTGATGCTGTCCGAGTTAGAGGTGATTCTGTTGGTGGTGTTGTGACATGCATAGTGAGGAACTGTCCACGTGTAAGTTTTCTACCTTTGTCTGTCAGCATAAAATTACTGAGCAAGTTAGCAGTTACAATTTAgggtacaagtaaacttgtaaaattgattaaatatataataacacAAGGGTTTTATGGGCGAGTGTAAGGTATTTGGTAGTTGATACCCATGGATAATAATAGTACTAGTAATAACAAACACTGAAGAGAATTTCTGGATTTAACATTGAATTGCAAGAATACAAGGGGCATGGCGTTTCAAGAGTCCAAAACTCtcattgttgaatggttgttgaTTATAAAATTAATCTAATGAAGGCATGACTTGAATATTCTATAAAATCTAGAAAACACTGGAAACTAGGCCTTAGTTGAACTCAAACAAGCTGTGCTCAAGTCATCCTTGGGAGTTTTAAGAGCTTGCTTTCACGTGTAGCATGTATCCATGGTTAAATTTGTAGCCCATCAATGTTAAGAGTGCTCGTCTGATCCTGCTATTGGTACTTTAATAATTAGCACGCAGAACAGAAGGAAGACTGCTTTAACTTATTTTAGTGCTGTATTATTTGATGTTCAATATATCTTTCCGCCTAAGAGTATAATTGAATCTATTATATATCAGGGGATTGGTTCACCAGTATTTGACAAACTTGAAGCTGAACTGGCTAAAGCTGCTATGTCATTGCCTGCAACCAAGGGCTTTCAATTTGGTAGTGGGTTTGCAGGTATTTGGATTGCTTATGTTTATTAACTCTGATTGCCTGTGTTACGATATGACCTGACTATAGCAGAATTGTTTTAAAAATGCTATTTTCTTCAATTACTTTGTCTGATGATGGCTTGATGAAATCATTACAGGTACCTTTTTGACTGGGAGTGAACACAATGATGAGTTCTATATTGATGAACATGGAAGGACAAGGACAAGAACAAATCGTTCTGGTGGGATACAGGTATCAATTTCCATTCTATTATTACTAATTAGCTGTCTCTAGATATGCAGTATGATGGTTATGTGTCTATAAATATTTTACTTACTATTGTCTGTATTGATAATCAGGGTGGAATTTCCAATGGAGAAATCATAAACATGAGAATAGCTTTCAAGCCGACATCAACTATTGCTGTAAGTacattctctccctctctctctctcatttttgcGGGAAGGTTAATCAGTAATTGAGGTAGTTTACTTAACCACTTTCGTGAGGACAGATGCCATATTCATTACTCAACAAAAGTCATCTTTTAAGTGGAAGTTGAGGAGCAAAGGGCTTTTGTTTTCCTGGTCACGCATGATTTGTCAATTTTAAATTGTAGAACTACTGGCATTGAACAATGAAAATGAGTTCTTGTGTGAATTTTGTCAAAGATAAAATGAAAGGTATAAAAAGACCAGCTCATTTAATTTCCTGCCATATATATGTTCACTAGATGTTTAGCTGATCAGGCAGTCTTTTTCGTGACAATTTGACTGTGTTTACTTAAGTATTTTATCTGAAGTGAACATGGTGTTATGCTTGTGCAGAAGGAGCAAAATACGGTGACTCGAGATAAAAAAGAAACGATTCTGAGAGTTCGTGGTCGTCATGATCCTTGTGTTGTCCCAAGAGGTTAGAAACTCGGCCTTTTGCCTTCCTTGTTTCTTCTTCTTGGAAAGAGATTATGCTTTATATATTAATTCATTTAAATTGCTAGGAGAGTACATTAGAATTAACTGAAACTAAGATCAGATAGTTCGTTATGTGATGAAACATTTTCATGTGTCTTTGTTATCTTCAATTACAAAATATAAACATATGTTGTTTGCCTGCACATCCATGAGTGGAAAATGTATTGTATGAAATCATTGCTTGGACTGTTGTTGCAGCTGTACCCGTGGTAGAGGCCATGGTAAGTTTGGTGCTTGTGGACCAGTTGATGGCGCAGTATGCACAGTGTAATCTGTTTCCCGTAAACTCAGATTTGCAAGAACCTTTGTTGCCCGTATTACAGCCAGAAGAAGTACCCTCTTGAATGATATTAAAAATACCAGTGGTTAATTATATTTATTCGTAAAATTGTATTCGTATTATTTTGTACTTAtatgattaattatatttattcgact is a genomic window of Arachis ipaensis cultivar K30076 chromosome B06, Araip1.1, whole genome shotgun sequence containing:
- the LOC107646036 gene encoding chorismate synthase, chloroplastic isoform X2, translated to MASSSTCLSSKPFLGGSISPNSNLRSQSSAYVQVSLRPRIPKSFQIRAAGSTYGNHFRVTTYGESHGRGVGCVIDGCPPRIPLSESDVQVDLDRRRPGQSKITTPRDETDTCKIFSGVFEGLTTGTPIHVFVPSTDQRGRDYSELSSGYRPSHADATYDMKYGIRSVQGGGRSSARETIGRVASGAVAKKILKDFAGTEILAYVSQVHKVVLPEDLIDNETVTLDQIESNIVRCPDPEYAEKMIAAIDAVRVRGDSVGGVVTCIVRNCPRGIGSPVFDKLEAELAKAAMSLPATKGFQFGSGFAGTFLTGSEHNDEFYIDEHGRTRTRTNRSGGIQGGISNGEIINMRIAFKPTSTIAKEQNTVTRDKKETILRVRGRHDPCVVPRAVPVVEAMVSLVLVDQLMAQYAQCNLFPVNSDLQEPLLPVLQPEEVPS
- the LOC107646036 gene encoding chorismate synthase, chloroplastic isoform X1, with product MSLYLMAPTLRGVVAVEGTTAVVVGVTKVDGWRRRLVEESKATWVPVVAVEFVVVVDKVEDLMTVVHATAVVEWVKDCNQGGGRCRGRFGGVCASGSCYNYSHFWAFCNRLPNKLSVSSTAAPDYSQETRSHLGNNLGTKPFLGGSISPNSNLRSQSSAYVQVSLRPRIPKSFQIRAAGSTYGNHFRVTTYGESHGRGVGCVIDGCPPRIPLSESDVQVDLDRRRPGQSKITTPRDETDTCKIFSGVFEGLTTGTPIHVFVPSTDQRGRDYSELSSGYRPSHADATYDMKYGIRSVQGGGRSSARETIGRVASGAVAKKILKDFAGTEILAYVSQVHKVVLPEDLIDNETVTLDQIESNIVRCPDPEYAEKMIAAIDAVRVRGDSVGGVVTCIVRNCPRGIGSPVFDKLEAELAKAAMSLPATKGFQFGSGFAGTFLTGSEHNDEFYIDEHGRTRTRTNRSGGIQGGISNGEIINMRIAFKPTSTIAKEQNTVTRDKKETILRVRGRHDPCVVPRAVPVVEAMVSLVLVDQLMAQYAQCNLFPVNSDLQEPLLPVLQPEEVPS
- the LOC107646036 gene encoding chorismate synthase, chloroplastic isoform X3, which codes for MESLMGEVLVVSLMGVLLASLSPSLTCKLILTEVLVYRRPGQSKITTPRDETDTCKIFSGVFEGLTTGTPIHVFVPSTDQRGRDYSELSSGYRPSHADATYDMKYGIRSVQGGGRSSARETIGRVASGAVAKKILKDFAGTEILAYVSQVHKVVLPEDLIDNETVTLDQIESNIVRCPDPEYAEKMIAAIDAVRVRGDSVGGVVTCIVRNCPRGIGSPVFDKLEAELAKAAMSLPATKGFQFGSGFAGTFLTGSEHNDEFYIDEHGRTRTRTNRSGGIQGGISNGEIINMRIAFKPTSTIAKEQNTVTRDKKETILRVRGRHDPCVVPRAVPVVEAMVSLVLVDQLMAQYAQCNLFPVNSDLQEPLLPVLQPEEVPS